The following are encoded together in the Malaya genurostris strain Urasoe2022 chromosome 3, Malgen_1.1, whole genome shotgun sequence genome:
- the LOC131438639 gene encoding matrix metalloproteinase-2 isoform X4: MVQLDAGQVRRVLHEALDLWAQNANLTFREVYSNEADIQVLFARQFHGDGYRFDGPGKILAHAFYPGTGIGGDAHFDEEETWLLNEPLGTDGTRLFDVAVHEFGHSLGLGHSSVKEAIMFPWHHVSYRGKDTIPEDDRLGIQGIYGPKKKTYGRNPERNTPSTSTTTTTTTLAPPRRPSTKRYYPRKDHNGHPWEDLPANNPVQPWKTKTTTTTTTEIPRRRIYYADKPRGVGTDYPTRRVYHEDRPYPREPEEETPRHVPTPTKIHHHHHHHHRTHHPATRPPLPRIPDPCDTSYDAVTLIRNELFIFKDRYLWRIFENDVQNRPPIEIDRMFFGLPRNFARIDSVYENKHQKIVFFIGKQYYVFNSQHLEPGYPKPLTHLGLPESIDRIDASLVWSYNNRTYLYSNRLYWRFDEDANHVELDYPRDMSMWKGVGYNIDSAFQNRDGKTYFFKGTGYWRFNDLRMSVDHEEPLPSAHEWMKCQQREPMVDTTTEGQQQEVSGSTPITRSTFGNTVVLLLLLLVSVSFNRTRP; this comes from the exons ATGGTCCAGTTGGACGCCGGACAGGTCCGACGAGTTCTACACGAAGCACTGGATCTGTGGGCTCAGAATGCAAATCTCACGTTTCGCGAGGTGTACAGCAATGAAGCCGACATTCAGGTGCTTTTCGCTCGACAGTTTCACGGAGATGGCTATCGGTTCGATGGGCCCGGTAAAATTCTTGCACACGCTTTCTATCCCGGAACCGGTATCGGTGGTGATGCTCATTTTGATGAGGAAGAAACCTGGCTGCTCAATGAGCCTCTGGGAACCGACG GTACTCGTCTATTCGATGTGGCCGTTCACGAGTTTGGTCACTCGCTGGGCTTGGGACATTCATCAGTGAAGGAAGCCATCATGTTTCCCTGGCATCATGTGTCATACCGTGGCAAGGATACAATTCCCGAAGACGATAGACTGGGGATCCAAGGTATCTACGGTCCAAAAAAGAAAACCTACGGTCGTAATCCTGAACGAAATACTCCTTCAACGAGCACAACCACGACTACTACTACATTGGCTCCCCCTCGTCGGCCATCCACCAAACGGTATTATCCCCGAAAGGATCACAATGGCCATCCATGGGAAGATCTACCGGCCAACAATCCAGTACAGCCGTGGAAAactaaaacaacaacaacaaccaccaCCGAAATTCCCCGACGTCGCATTTACTATGCGGATAAGCCTCGAGGTGTCGGAACGGATTATCCAACTCGACGAGTGTACCATGAAGACCGACCGTACCCCAGAGAACCCGAGGAAGAAACCCCACGACACGTTCCGACGCCTACCAAGAtccaccatcatcatcaccaccatCATCGAACGCATCATCCGGCCACACGACCGCCACTGCCACGCATTCCGGATCCCTGCGATACTAGCTACGACGCTGTCACTCTTATCCGAAACGAACTCTTTATCTTTAAGGATCGCTACCTGTGGCGAATTTTCGAAAATGACGTTCAAAACCGACCGCCGATCGAGATCGATCGAATGTTCTTCGGACTGCCGCGAAATTTTGCACGGATCGACAGTGTATACGAAAATAAACATCAGAAGATTGTATTCTTCATAG GAAAACAGTATTACGTTTTCAACTCGCAACACCTTGAACCGGGATATCCGAAACCGTTGACGCATCTTGGACTACCGGAAAGCATCGATAGAATCGATGCATCCCTCGTTTGGAGCTACAATAACCGGACATATCTCTACAGTAATCGTCTTTATTGGAG attCGACGAAGATGCGAACCACGTCGAGCTGGACTACCCGAGGGACATGTCGATGTGGAAAGGTGTCGGGTACAATATCGACTCGGCGTTCCAGAATCGTGACGGTAAGACCTACTTCTTCAAAGGTACAGGGTACTGGCGGTTCAACGATCTACGCATGAGTGTCGATCATGAAGAACCGCTTCCGTCCGCACACGAGTGGATGAAGTGTCAACAACGGGAACCGATGGTTGACACTACGACCGAGGGTCAACAACAAGAAGTCAGTGGTTCCACGCCGATTacgaggagtacttttgggaataCCGTCGTGCTACTCCTGTTACTGCTTGTCTCTGTCAGCTTCAATCGAACGCGACCGTAG
- the LOC131438639 gene encoding matrix metalloproteinase-2 isoform X2, producing MQTSEVWNADRIISIYGETRYLHLLLHKNIFKYMHITRRNIYLGNSTHSGSLVNQSMVQLDAGQVRRVLHEALDLWAQNANLTFREVYSNEADIQVLFARQFHGDGYRFDGPGKILAHAFYPGTGIGGDAHFDEEETWLLNEPLGTDGTRLFDVAVHEFGHSLGLGHSSVKEAIMFPWHHVSYRGKDTIPEDDRLGIQGIYGPKKKTYGRNPERNTPSTSTTTTTTTLAPPRRPSTKRYYPRKDHNGHPWEDLPANNPVQPWKTKTTTTTTTEIPRRRIYYADKPRGVGTDYPTRRVYHEDRPYPREPEEETPRHVPTPTKIHHHHHHHHRTHHPATRPPLPRIPDPCDTSYDAVTLIRNELFIFKDRYLWRIFENDVQNRPPIEIDRMFFGLPRNFARIDSVYENKHQKIVFFIGKQYYVFNSQHLEPGYPKPLTHLGLPESIDRIDASLVWSYNNRTYLYSNRLYWRFDEDANHVELDYPRDMSMWKGVGYNIDSAFQNRDGKTYFFKGTGYWRFNDLRMSVDHEEPLPSAHEWMKCQQREPMVDTTTEGQQQEVSGSTPITRSTFGNTVVLLLLLLVSVSFNRTRP from the exons CCTGGTGAACCAGTCAATGGTCCAGTTGGACGCCGGACAGGTCCGACGAGTTCTACACGAAGCACTGGATCTGTGGGCTCAGAATGCAAATCTCACGTTTCGCGAGGTGTACAGCAATGAAGCCGACATTCAGGTGCTTTTCGCTCGACAGTTTCACGGAGATGGCTATCGGTTCGATGGGCCCGGTAAAATTCTTGCACACGCTTTCTATCCCGGAACCGGTATCGGTGGTGATGCTCATTTTGATGAGGAAGAAACCTGGCTGCTCAATGAGCCTCTGGGAACCGACG GTACTCGTCTATTCGATGTGGCCGTTCACGAGTTTGGTCACTCGCTGGGCTTGGGACATTCATCAGTGAAGGAAGCCATCATGTTTCCCTGGCATCATGTGTCATACCGTGGCAAGGATACAATTCCCGAAGACGATAGACTGGGGATCCAAGGTATCTACGGTCCAAAAAAGAAAACCTACGGTCGTAATCCTGAACGAAATACTCCTTCAACGAGCACAACCACGACTACTACTACATTGGCTCCCCCTCGTCGGCCATCCACCAAACGGTATTATCCCCGAAAGGATCACAATGGCCATCCATGGGAAGATCTACCGGCCAACAATCCAGTACAGCCGTGGAAAactaaaacaacaacaacaaccaccaCCGAAATTCCCCGACGTCGCATTTACTATGCGGATAAGCCTCGAGGTGTCGGAACGGATTATCCAACTCGACGAGTGTACCATGAAGACCGACCGTACCCCAGAGAACCCGAGGAAGAAACCCCACGACACGTTCCGACGCCTACCAAGAtccaccatcatcatcaccaccatCATCGAACGCATCATCCGGCCACACGACCGCCACTGCCACGCATTCCGGATCCCTGCGATACTAGCTACGACGCTGTCACTCTTATCCGAAACGAACTCTTTATCTTTAAGGATCGCTACCTGTGGCGAATTTTCGAAAATGACGTTCAAAACCGACCGCCGATCGAGATCGATCGAATGTTCTTCGGACTGCCGCGAAATTTTGCACGGATCGACAGTGTATACGAAAATAAACATCAGAAGATTGTATTCTTCATAG GAAAACAGTATTACGTTTTCAACTCGCAACACCTTGAACCGGGATATCCGAAACCGTTGACGCATCTTGGACTACCGGAAAGCATCGATAGAATCGATGCATCCCTCGTTTGGAGCTACAATAACCGGACATATCTCTACAGTAATCGTCTTTATTGGAG attCGACGAAGATGCGAACCACGTCGAGCTGGACTACCCGAGGGACATGTCGATGTGGAAAGGTGTCGGGTACAATATCGACTCGGCGTTCCAGAATCGTGACGGTAAGACCTACTTCTTCAAAGGTACAGGGTACTGGCGGTTCAACGATCTACGCATGAGTGTCGATCATGAAGAACCGCTTCCGTCCGCACACGAGTGGATGAAGTGTCAACAACGGGAACCGATGGTTGACACTACGACCGAGGGTCAACAACAAGAAGTCAGTGGTTCCACGCCGATTacgaggagtacttttgggaataCCGTCGTGCTACTCCTGTTACTGCTTGTCTCTGTCAGCTTCAATCGAACGCGACCGTAG
- the LOC131438639 gene encoding matrix metalloproteinase-2 isoform X3 yields the protein MHITRRNIYLGNSTHSGSLVNQSMVQLDAGQVRRVLHEALDLWAQNANLTFREVYSNEADIQVLFARQFHGDGYRFDGPGKILAHAFYPGTGIGGDAHFDEEETWLLNEPLGTDGTRLFDVAVHEFGHSLGLGHSSVKEAIMFPWHHVSYRGKDTIPEDDRLGIQGIYGPKKKTYGRNPERNTPSTSTTTTTTTLAPPRRPSTKRYYPRKDHNGHPWEDLPANNPVQPWKTKTTTTTTTEIPRRRIYYADKPRGVGTDYPTRRVYHEDRPYPREPEEETPRHVPTPTKIHHHHHHHHRTHHPATRPPLPRIPDPCDTSYDAVTLIRNELFIFKDRYLWRIFENDVQNRPPIEIDRMFFGLPRNFARIDSVYENKHQKIVFFIGKQYYVFNSQHLEPGYPKPLTHLGLPESIDRIDASLVWSYNNRTYLYSNRLYWRFDEDANHVELDYPRDMSMWKGVGYNIDSAFQNRDGKTYFFKGTGYWRFNDLRMSVDHEEPLPSAHEWMKCQQREPMVDTTTEGQQQEVSGSTPITRSTFGNTVVLLLLLLVSVSFNRTRP from the exons CCTGGTGAACCAGTCAATGGTCCAGTTGGACGCCGGACAGGTCCGACGAGTTCTACACGAAGCACTGGATCTGTGGGCTCAGAATGCAAATCTCACGTTTCGCGAGGTGTACAGCAATGAAGCCGACATTCAGGTGCTTTTCGCTCGACAGTTTCACGGAGATGGCTATCGGTTCGATGGGCCCGGTAAAATTCTTGCACACGCTTTCTATCCCGGAACCGGTATCGGTGGTGATGCTCATTTTGATGAGGAAGAAACCTGGCTGCTCAATGAGCCTCTGGGAACCGACG GTACTCGTCTATTCGATGTGGCCGTTCACGAGTTTGGTCACTCGCTGGGCTTGGGACATTCATCAGTGAAGGAAGCCATCATGTTTCCCTGGCATCATGTGTCATACCGTGGCAAGGATACAATTCCCGAAGACGATAGACTGGGGATCCAAGGTATCTACGGTCCAAAAAAGAAAACCTACGGTCGTAATCCTGAACGAAATACTCCTTCAACGAGCACAACCACGACTACTACTACATTGGCTCCCCCTCGTCGGCCATCCACCAAACGGTATTATCCCCGAAAGGATCACAATGGCCATCCATGGGAAGATCTACCGGCCAACAATCCAGTACAGCCGTGGAAAactaaaacaacaacaacaaccaccaCCGAAATTCCCCGACGTCGCATTTACTATGCGGATAAGCCTCGAGGTGTCGGAACGGATTATCCAACTCGACGAGTGTACCATGAAGACCGACCGTACCCCAGAGAACCCGAGGAAGAAACCCCACGACACGTTCCGACGCCTACCAAGAtccaccatcatcatcaccaccatCATCGAACGCATCATCCGGCCACACGACCGCCACTGCCACGCATTCCGGATCCCTGCGATACTAGCTACGACGCTGTCACTCTTATCCGAAACGAACTCTTTATCTTTAAGGATCGCTACCTGTGGCGAATTTTCGAAAATGACGTTCAAAACCGACCGCCGATCGAGATCGATCGAATGTTCTTCGGACTGCCGCGAAATTTTGCACGGATCGACAGTGTATACGAAAATAAACATCAGAAGATTGTATTCTTCATAG GAAAACAGTATTACGTTTTCAACTCGCAACACCTTGAACCGGGATATCCGAAACCGTTGACGCATCTTGGACTACCGGAAAGCATCGATAGAATCGATGCATCCCTCGTTTGGAGCTACAATAACCGGACATATCTCTACAGTAATCGTCTTTATTGGAG attCGACGAAGATGCGAACCACGTCGAGCTGGACTACCCGAGGGACATGTCGATGTGGAAAGGTGTCGGGTACAATATCGACTCGGCGTTCCAGAATCGTGACGGTAAGACCTACTTCTTCAAAGGTACAGGGTACTGGCGGTTCAACGATCTACGCATGAGTGTCGATCATGAAGAACCGCTTCCGTCCGCACACGAGTGGATGAAGTGTCAACAACGGGAACCGATGGTTGACACTACGACCGAGGGTCAACAACAAGAAGTCAGTGGTTCCACGCCGATTacgaggagtacttttgggaataCCGTCGTGCTACTCCTGTTACTGCTTGTCTCTGTCAGCTTCAATCGAACGCGACCGTAG